In the Primulina eburnea isolate SZY01 chromosome 15, ASM2296580v1, whole genome shotgun sequence genome, taaaatttgatccaaaaatggtaatggaaaatgatcttttctagtggcgtcatttaattttctataatcaatacacatccgccaactagatgggactcaaattgttaacaattcacctttttcattttttatcactgtgatgccagatttttttggaccTACTTGTGTtaggcttacccacttactatcagaaatagggtagataatcccaacatcaagtagtttgagaacttcagttttcacaacatctttcatgtgtggatttaatctcctttgtggttgttgagatgtttttgcattttcttttaagtgaattttgtgagtgcaaattagtggattaattcccttgagatcttttagtgtccaaccaattgcatttttatgtcttttaagcatatcaactaatttaccttcttgatcactttctagtttggaagaaattaccaccggatatgtttgatcttctccaagaaatgcatatttcaattcttctggcaagggttttaactctaatatgggtggttcgtctttgttttcatattttgcatcaaattgtTTCTCttatcctggtaacgagtgatacctgataaaatcatcaagatcaatttcaagattttctttaacagtttcaattgaacaaatatctaattgatcacgagtactcccttcttgaatgttttcttccacaagagtttcaataagattttcatcttcactttcatatcctttgtcatgtggttgcttacaaatattaaaaacattgagctccaaggtcatgttaccaaatgacaacttcattattccattcattgaatttataagagcattagaagttgctaaaaatggacgacccagaattacaagaattgcattacaagcttcgataggttgtgtatctaaaactatgaaatcgacaggatatacaaagttatcaacttggaccaatacgtcttctaccatacctcttggcaccttaacagatctatcggcaagtaaaagtgttaccgaagtaggttttaactcgcctagattgagttcttgataaactgaatatgtaagtaaattcacactagctccaagatcaagcaaggcttttttaatctttcgttctccaataatacatgaaatagtaggacaaccagtgtctttgtatttcaaggtattattattttgaatgattgcacttacttgttcggctaaaaatgctttctttttcacattcaattttcttttcacagtgcacaagtctttcaaaaatttggcatatgatggtacctgttttattgcatctaataaaggaatattaactttaacttgtttaaaaatatcatatatattagaattcaaatttgattttttcgtatttttcaatgcatgagggaatggtggtgacactgtctgttgaacctcctcttcgcaagttatgggttccacttcttTACCCTTTGGACTTGATTTATCAtaatcttcacaaggttcaagaatggatttttccacaaccttaccacttcgaagggtaataacagattttacctgatccatcggttgagttccagaagttccagtttgtgaatgatgatccttgggattaggcagaggttgtaaaggaaatttacctttttcatgaacattaagtgtagatgcaaatttagcaagagtatctttcaaatctgtcatggtttgagcagtttgagtattgatagactcttgctttgtaatgaaagaattcaatgtatctttcaaatttcttttaggtggaggaacataagttgcataattttgaaaattttgtggattttggaaatgtggttgtgaaaattgtgcagcattatcattcctccaactaaaatttggatgatttctgataagtgcaagatttgcacttaatttacatttaaatccattttgaattatgcttgtttcgaacagaattatgcgttttttggtttgtttatgttgtcatttcaggaatggagaaaatagcgaaCACGAAGCCAAGTGGACCAAGAAGCGCACGACCACGAGCACATCACCCGACAGATGtgtgcgcgcggccgcgccactTCATGCGCTCCCGCGTGCACACCCATATTTGTGCAAGACCAGAGATgcgcgcgccatcgcgccaACTTCTGCGCAACCGCGCCCGCAATGACAGCCTTCCGAGCAGGACATTGCGCAACATCGCGCGACATCTCGCGCTAGCGCGCGCCAGCGCGAGACTATGCGCTGCCGCGCGCACACATGCACGGCCAAACACAGTAGATCGCACGCCACAGCGCGATATCACGCGCACCCGCGCGTACTGCTTTCCAGAATTCATTATATAATGCGCGCCGCTAGGTCAGATGGGAGGAGGCCGTTTTGGACGAAAAAATAGAGAGAAGACTCAGAGCGAAGGCGAGACGAAGGCAAGACACGCGAAGATCGATTACAAAGACGAAGAGCGacgaatctggggacagagacgaaacttcggatttgttatctgtcTTTTGCATTTCTATTTTCTCATATGTCAAtgtctaaaactttgaatatgcgTCGCTTTTATttagatttcgtgatgaactaaatttccattctagagaatgacgtaactctattgatacgatgatttgacaccgttgtttatttgattgaattccgcttttgtttaattgtgttatctgtgtttactgcactgcaatttactggccataaattgtttgttgtttgattaatcttataactcgggagagggactaggtttatagatcattagagactcatcgttaaatgtttatagcgttcggaaggcgtataactttagcgaggcttagtgaGAACATTGTTTGaatttatctatgaaacttagattctaattaggaataattgaatcgaagttgatagatacagttattcgtcacttgggaaagggggattAAAAtaatctaagtgttcttggccattaaatgattggaattcaggaatataaattcaattgtgaataattatcgtgaaaactttgtgaaatcacttctctagatattttctctcagtattatttctcaattcggtgatttaattaattcattgttttcagttaattcGTTCAAGCAAACcaatcttttaattgatttttctaaataaagtcttggctattttaattacaagaattgatatacaattttacacacactcctcgtgggatcgatatttgTACTCTaatcagtactaaaacttgacaccgtacacttgcagTAGGAAAAcgtgcaacaagtttttggcgccgttgctggggagtgtcaaatttgaatttatatcagtattgtcaccaattagtctagattttaatttagagcttttatttttattttatattatattgattaagcgtttcatttttcttcctgtttgacagtgtatgctaagatcgcaaaactcagacttgcttatttttgatccggagatcgaaagaactgcgagaagattaagaaaagcaagaagagaagagatccaAGCAATGGCTGAGAACAGAGAAAATGACAGACGCGACCAACCAGAGGCGATTCCTATaagagatcacttccgaccagtgatcaGCAATCATTACTCTGGGATTGCAAGAGGGACAATCAACGTCAATAATTTCGAATTGAAGCCCGCTCTAATCAATATGGTTCATCAAAACCAGTTTGCTGGAACAGCCACATCTTATCCTCATGTTCACCTGAGGACCTTTTTGGAGATCACGGATACGgtaaagattaataatgttcctgatgatattattagactgcgtttgtttccgttttctcttAGGGATCAAGCTCGAGGATGGCTTCAATCGCTTCCATTGGGAAGTATCACGACATGGCAAGAGCTGGCGACAAAATTTCTGGCAAAATACTTTccccctgcaaagtctgcacagttgaagattgagattagcacgttcaggcagactgattttgaacAACTGTATGAGGCCTGGGAAAGATACAAGGAGCTGTTGAGAAAGTGCCCAAATCATGGATTCGAAGACTGGGTGCAGATTGAGTTATTCTACAACGGTCTAAATGGGCAAACAATAGGAACAGTGGATgctgcagctggtggcacgatctttTCCAAATCTCCTGAGCAAGCTTATGACTTGCTCGAACAGATGACGATAAATAGCTACCAGTGGCCGTCGGAAAGGGCAGGAGTAAAAAGGACAGCTGGAGTTTATGCGGTGGATCCTATTACGTCACTCACTGCGCAAGTATCTGCATTGACCTCTCAAATAGCAGCGATGAACAAAGTGAGCACATCAGAAACTGAGAGTCCATCAGCCGTTGCTGAAGAACAATCTATTCCTGAAGAAGCTCAGTACGTCAACAACATAAACTTTGGAGgatttggaggatatcgaggtaaccctccccctaacacttatcatcctagATTAAGAAATCACGAAAACTTTTATGCAAACAAtaaaaatgtgttgaatcctccaccggggttcaatacataaAAGGGGGAGGGAAAGCCTTCATTTGAAGATTTGGTAGGTACATTCGTTGCTGAGTCTGGAAAAAGGATGGCGAgaactgaatctcgtcttgacaatatggagactcacatgggaaacatgggtgccacaatgaaatctttgGAAACGCAAATCGGACAGTTGGCCAACGCTCTAAAAGATCAGAATAAGGGGCAATTTCCCAGTAACACAGAGGTGAACCCGAAAGAGCAGTGCAAGGCAGTCACTTTGAGGAGTGGGAAGGACTTAGAGGTACAGAGTCCCAAAGAGAGAGTGGAcagtgagaagacagttgaagaaaGTGAAGTGGAGGGATCCACGGCTGAAATCAAAGTTGAACCACCTCCAGTGTATAAGCCGACTCTACCCTATCCTCAGAGATTCAAGAAGAAGAATTTAGATGATCAGTTTGCAAAGTTcttggaaattttcaagaagataCACATCAACATACCATTTGCTGACGCTTTGGAACAAATGCcgaattatgcaaagtttatCAAGGATGTGATGTCTAAAAAGAGGAAGCTGCAAGAGTTTGAGACAGTGAAGCTTACTGAGGAGTGCAGTGCCATCCTACAAAAGAAATTACCACAAAAGttgaaagatccagggagttttactattcctttttttattggtggttctcattgtagtaaagctttatgtgatttaggagcaagtattaatttgatgccatTTTCTATTTTCAGGAAATTGGAGCTTGGAGAAGTTAAACCAACTACTATCACCCTACAGCTTCAGACAGAAGTCTCACGTATCCGCGTGGGATCGTCGAGGATGTACTGGtaaaagtggataagtttatttttcctgctgactttgtgattttagatatggaagaagatcatgATGCTCCATTGATCTTTGGGAGACCATTCTTGGCGACTGGAAGGGCATTGATTGATGTTCATAAGGGTGAACTCACCTTGAGAGTTGGTGGAGAAGAAGTTATTTTTAACATCTATCACGCCATGAAGGGATCGAATGAGGTAAGAACTTGTAAAAGCATTAATGTTATAGACTCATGTATGTCTCTTGATTGTGCAGGACTGAGGGATCCCTTGGAGAGCTGTCTGATAGGTGCGGCAGGAACTCTTGATGAAGATAATTGGTAAGTGAAAGTGCAATTGGTGGCTCTTGAAGCACTacaaaaagaaaagagaaaagatGCACCGCACGAGGAGTTGGATGTAAATGAGAAACTAGAGGTAATACCACCTTCCCCTGAGTTAAAAGAGTTGCCAAGCCACCTGTGTTATGCTTTTTTAGGTGAGAAGTCGACGTATCCGGTAATTATCTCTTCCTCCCTTTCGTGtgatgaaaaagataaattattgagagtgctgagagaatacaaaactgctttaggatggtcgatatctgatattaggggaattagccccactatattcatgcataaaattttgatggaggagtcgtatactccttatgtggatcaccagaggaggttgaacccagcaatgaaagaggttgtgaaGAATGAGGTACTGAAATTATTAAATGCTGGTGTAATTTatgctatttctgatagtagctGGGTATCTCCTGTACAAGTAGTACCAAAAAAAGGTGGAATGACAGTggtaaaaaatgaaaatgatgaattaatatCTACTCTTACTgtaactggttggcgagtatgtattgattatagaaagttgaacaatgccacacgaaaagatcattttccattgccttttattgatcagatgcttgatagacttgcaggttattgtcactactgtttcttagatggttattcaggttataaccaaattgctatagctccggaagatcaggagaaaacaACATTCACATGCCTATATGGCACGTTTGCCTTTAGGAGGATGCCTTTTGGGCTATGTAATGCACCTGtcacttttcagaggtgtatgatgcccatatttgcagacatggtggaggagataatggaagtcttcatggacgacttctcggtatttggctcgtcatttgatcattgtttacataacttatcccttgttttgcagagatgccaAGAAAAGAACTTAGTTCTTAACTGGGAGAAATGCCactttatggtccaagagggcATAGTCCTTGGACATAAAGTGTCGTCTCGGGGATTAGAAGTGGACAGAGCCAAGGTGGTTGTCATTGAAAAACTTCCTCCACCAAAGAACATCAAGGGAATAAGGAGCTTCCTCGGACACGCGGGGTTTTATCgtagattcattaaagatttttctaagatcACTAAACCCTGTGCAATTTACTTGAAAAGGAGTCGACTTTTATATTTGATGAtaattgtttgcaggcattcgAGAAGATAAAAATGGCATTGGTGACTGCACCAATTATGATAGTGTCGGACTGGGAGCAGCTCTTTGAGCTGATGTGCGATGCAAGTGACTATGCAGTAGGTGTAGTGTTGGGCCAGAGACGTGATAAATTCTTTAGATCAATCTACTACGCAAGTCGTACCATGGATGCGGCACAGCAAAACTACACAACTACCGAAAAGGAgatgcttgcagtagtattCGCCTTTGACAAGTTCAGACCCTACTTGGTAGGTACAAAGGTAATCGTTTTCACTGATCATGCAGCTATCCGATACTTATTTGCCAAGAAGGACGCAAAGccacgcttgataaggtggatcttgttgctccaagagtttgattttgaagtAAAGGATAGAAAGGGATGCGAAAATCAAGTGGCTGACCACTTGTCAAGACTTGAGCTAGAAGAGAAGGAAGAAGAGGGAGCCATACAAGAGACATTTCCTGATGAGCAGCTTTTTGAGGTAAACTCTGTACatccttggtttgctgatattgcTAATTTTTTGTCTTGTGGAACCCTTCCCCCAGACATGAGCTACCATCAGAAGAAGAAATTCGTCCATGATATAAAGTTCTTCTATTGGGACGATCCGTTTGTGTATAAGAggtgtgctgaccaagtgattaggaggTGTGTGGAAGGTTTTGAAGCACAACAAATTTTGGAGAAGTGTCATTCTTCACCATATGGTGGACACTTTGGAGCGTCACGAACAAcggctaaggtattgcaatccggtttttattggcctagtttgtttaaagatagctataccttagtaaaatcatgtgatagatgccaaaggttaggaaacatctctaggcgtcacgaattaccactgacaaatattttggaagtggaactttttgacgtttggggcatagatttcatgggaccttttcccccttCCTCTGGTTATTCTTATATTCTTTtagctgttgattatgtgtcgaaATGGATGGAAGCAATCGCCATCAGTACTAATGACTCTCATGTTGTAGCGAAATTCGTACAGAAAAACATTTTCAccaggtttggaacaccgagagccatcataagtgacgaaggtacgcatttttgcaatagaattttcaactcactATTGGCCAAATATAATGTGAAGCACAAGGTGGCACTAGCATATCATCCGCAGtcgaatggacaagctgaagtatccaaccgggaaattaAGCAGATACTGGAAAAGACTGTCAACACAAGTCGGAGGGATTGGGCtatgaagttggatgatgcgctatgggcttatcggactgcattcaagacg is a window encoding:
- the LOC140815530 gene encoding uncharacterized protein, which gives rise to MGATMKSLETQIGQLANALKDQNKGQFPSNTEVNPKEQCKAVTLRSGKDLEVQSPKERVDSEKTVEESEVEGSTAEIKVEPPPVYKPTLPYPQRFKKKNLDDQFAKFLEIFKKIHINIPFADALEQMPNYAKFIKDVMSKKRKLQEFETVKLTEECSAILQKKLPQKLKDPGRNWSLEKLNQLLSPYSFRQKSHVSAWDRRGCTDMEEDHDAPLIFGRPFLATGRALIDVHKGLRDPLESCLIGAAGTLDEDNCWVSPVQVVPKKGGMTVVKNENDELISTLTVTGWRRCQEKNLVLNWEKCHFMVQEGIVLGHKVSSRGLEVDRAKAFEKIKMALVTAPIMIVSDWEQLFELMCDASDYAVGVVLGQRRDKFFRSIYYASRTMDAAQQNYTTTEKEMLAVVFAFDKFRPYLVGTKVIVFTDHAAIRYLFAKKDAKPRLIRWILLLQEFDFEVKDRKGCENQVADHLSRLELEEKEEEGAIQETFPDEQLFEVNSVHPWFADIANFLSCGTLPPDMSYHQKKKFVHDIKFFYWDDPFVYKRCADQVIRRCVEGFEAQQILEKCHSSPYGGHFGASRTTAKLLIMCRNGWKQSPSVLMTLML